CTAGCTCTCCTACCATCTCGGATCTCTTAGGGGCGGGGGTCCGGGCACAGTAAAATTAGTCGGGTCGAGAGTTCGGATATCCAccgttgataaaaaaaaaaaaaaatagtaaggACGACAAAACCTGGTAATAGAGTAGCTCATATTTTAGCCCAGCAAGTTCTTTGCCATTCCAAAGTTTTGGTCAGCTATTCCTAATTGTATGTCAGCAGTTCTGTTGCATGATTTCAATCATGTATGGATGTATTTgatcgtttttttttatttattaaaaaaaaagtgaggaCGACAAATATTCCGTATATTCCTTTCGCTGGAATATTCTACGAGTCTAAAACAAAATCGTCGTCGCCGTCATCGAGGCGGTGTTGTCTTCCGTCGGGCCCATGCTTGGCCGCCCCCATCAAAAATACTTCGCTACTTGTGAACATGTCAATCACCAGGAGCACGCGTGGGGCAGGAAAGGAAGGAACATGGACGGCCACCACAAATCCTGGTGCACGCAGTTTTCTCCaaagttttcatttttcacaccaCAAATTATCTGTTTGAATTCaagagttttttaaaaattagttttttaaatattattaaaatttttaaattttttttaaaaatactctAAAAATAGTCtactttttttaatgtttaaaaaatatctcaaaatatattaaaaaaactcttctactcttaaatatttcaaaatattttctaaaatatattataaaaattctgttactgtaaatttttttaaaaacacccacaaaaaaaaaactaatattttttgtaatatgatgtatgtgaaataacaAGGTAATTGAGTATATAAAAATGTAGATTAAGAAATGCGTTTACGATACACGTAAAatataattatttgagataGTTTGTAATCCAAATACACTAAATTTTGCTAAAAATGCAAATTTAAAGTAAAAGGGAACGAATTAAACTCCTTCCTTTTGGCTTTAGATGATCAAAACAAGTAATGAAATTCATCatccaaaatattttttatttggatagagtattatttgaaatattatttataataattattgtagtactttttgtaatgtaatatatgtgagataacaaggaaagttaaaaaatatgtttacggtgcaatttgaaaaaatttggatAGCGTGTGTGGCAACGACAGTAAGTAGctgatcaataaagtttgtaCTAATAGATAAGAGGTGAGTTTCTTATTCTgactctcaaaatttttttttaatcctttcCCTTGTAAAGCTTAGATCCTTAGCTtagaaaaatagtttaaaaaaaaatattatcacATGTGATACAATTTAATGCAATTAGCTTCTTTTTTGGTAATAGTTCATGGATGGTAACTAAACTGTATCCTAACAGGAAAATGTTTTGTCTCTCAGCGGAGAAAGAGATTAGCACATTCGAAACTTGCAATTTTCGACCGATAATCGTGATGTGATGATTAAATAAGAGCGATTTGTTGACTCCGTTGTCGTCCCACGTGAAATTAGCCACGTCGTTCCAACCTATACCTCCACCTCAGCCCAACAGAATCTGATCACACCCGGTTCATCGTACGTGTCTCTCCACGTGTTCCCTTGATCCCCAATTACGACATAGTATTGCTACTAGTCTTCCACTAACTACAAAAACCCATAAGTAAAACAAAAGagtaaaaaagtttaattacaAAACCCCCCACAAAATATTGGCCGTTCCTTTGCTCATTTAATTCTCTGCTTCCTCTCACAAGTCATAAGCACCTCAATCCTGCAATTCTCTGTAAACCCCcaggtgggggaaaaaaaaaaattcaaattgtgCATTAAATCCCCAAATTCCAGATGATGCTTAATATGAAAGCCTCCCCGGAGGCCCGGACGACGTCGTCTTCATCATCATCGCCGTCCCGCTCAATCGTTACAGCGGAGAAGGCTTTCTCGTTCATCTCCAAAGGATGGAGCGAGGTCCGCTCCTCCGCAGGTGCCGACCTCCAATTGATTAAGAACCGGGCGAATTCCTTTAAAAACCGCGCCGACAGGGAGCTGGAGAATTTTCTGAACTCGGCCTCCAGATCGCCCTTCGCTGTCCCGACAATTACGGCCTCTGCTACTACCACGCCTGCGGAGATCGACTTTGTCAAGAAGCTTCGGCCAAAATTGACGGAAATTCGGAGGGCCTATTCCTCGCCGGACTTTAAGTGGAGCCAGTGGAGCCCTAAGCCCAAGAATAGGATTGATTTGTCTGCAATTAAGAATGCAATTGTGTCCGAGGTTGAAGACGAGGAGGAGGATGAGGGGCAGAGGTTTAGGAGGTGGAGGACGGTAAGGTTTAAGGAGACGGCTGCCAGAGACGAATGGCAGTTTGGGGAACTTTGGGAGCCAATAAGGGCGTTGAAGGCTAGGCTTAGAGAGTTTGAGCACAAGAGCTCCAGCTCCAGCTCCTTGCCCTCTGATATTTTCGAGGGGATTAAGAATAGCGAGTTTGTGGAGAAGTTAAAGTCAAGTCTGGTAGTGATTCCTATCTTTTTCTTACCATCTCAGAAATGCTTTCACGGAACTGAATACTTTGCATTAAACTCATTTGATAATATTCCATTGTACTTGTTGTCTCGTTCTTTATGCTACTAGAGGTTCTGGAGATGATAATTCTGATAGCTAGTTCTTTTTGGAAGTGAAATTGGATTGAATGACTGAATTGGTTTAATTTGGATGTCATCATTCAAAAGAGTATTGCTTTTTCAACAGAAAGGCAAATATTGTTACTTTACAATATAAAATTGTTTGCTACTATGCCTACACATGACATTTGGGATGTATTAGTGTTGCTCATTGGTTCTGTATTCATCAGTGTTGGTTCTCTTTCCCTCCTAGTTGATTGTTTTGACCCTGAGAATACCTATATTGCTGCAGTTCAGTTCCTTAATGAACTCTGAACATATAACAGCAACTTTAGCACACTTACTTCTAAAATTAGGTCATGCAGTTTTCTACTGTTCACAGTTCTTTGGTTGATTGTCGTCAAACCTTTAAATCTTAAATTTCATTTGAGTCTTGACCTTTCCTTTTTGGGATTTTGCAGAGATCTATAGGCAAGGAGTCAAATGGTGCCAAGGTTGGTTTCCCTTTTGTGAGTGATACTTTCTATTTTACTGTAGGTAAATCCTGATTGAAGATGAGTAATTTTGCCATGGGTTCTTTTTACAGTTTCACAAATAACTCACTCAAGAGGAGTGATTATTTATTCCATATTCCTATAGAGGCTTGCTTTAGACATTGTTGATTATTTCTCAACTTCTCACACTTACCAAAAAATGttcgttcctttttttttttggttgaagaTGCCCACTAGAGTTTTCCCAATAACATAGAATTCCAGTCTCCTCTTTCTTGCTAGAAATTAATATTCAGAGACTTGTTTTTATGTAATCGTGAGGGCAATTTGTTTGTGACTTTGTATCATTCTGTACTTGAATAGTTGGCCAGCTCGGTAATTCtgcttttattaattttgttagGGGTCCTCTGttggattgcatttcttttgtttgatcTTTTTGGAAACTGCACTTTTACTTGGATTTAGGTACTGGTTCTGGAGAGGTTGAAATATTAATGCCATATGACTATAGATATCATTGCTCCAACTTGATTTGCTGCTAATTATTTACtaattcttttttccatttcagATGCAGGAAGTTCCACCATTTGACGTGCCAGAACTGTTGGCATATTTAGTTAGGCAATCCAGTCCATTCTTGGATCAACTTGGTATTAAACGAGGTATAGATTCCAAGTCCAATCTTTTATCCCTTTCAGTCTTTGGCAGCCCTTGAGCAATTTAATACTGTCTGTTCTTGGTTGTCTTGTACTTTGTCTTCTGTTGGTTATTGAGTTGATAATACCTTGAAGTGTAGAAGTTCTTCTTTAGGACTACATGTAATCACTTTACTTTGagaaaccccccccccccccccccccccccaacaaaagCAATTAAAAAGATCTAACCTAGAATATAGAAAATTAGAAAGCGGTAATTGACCTTCAGCTTCCTTTTGGGAAGGTCTGGAGTACTTTCACGGACTATCTGCAATCACTGAAAGAGAGAGAATAGGAAGTTAAATGAAGATGCTATCATACTTATATAGTGTtggggatttttttttccttttacattTCTCTAGTGCTTTTTGGTTGGTGAGTGCAATTGGGCTAAGGGTATGGGCAAAGCAACCCAAAAAACTGAGGAGGCTAAATCCTCGTTATCATATTCCTAATGGAAATGAAGACCATACTAGGATGCTATCTGGTAATATTTTGTTTAATatcacaaaataagaaaagaataaTCAGCTGTACTGAAACCTAGTATGAAATTTCATCTGTTGTCATCAACTAAACAGTGTTTCAGTTTCTTGTGAGGAATGCTTTGCTGCAGATTGGAAGTTACTACGAGATTTATTTCTGAACCATTTTTCCCTGGTTTTTTGGCAGATATCTCTGATAAAATTGTGGAGAACTTGTGCAGTAAACGCAAAAACCAACTGTTACTACGTTCATTGCCTGCAGGAGAGTCATCCATTATAGAAGCTGATAATGTAACTGATGAGTTGGATATAAGGATAGCTAGTGTTCTTCAAAGTACAGGTCACTGTTATGAAGGTGGATTTTGGAGTGATTCTACGAAGCAGGAGTTTGCTGATGGTAAAAGGCATGTAGCAATTGTCACAACAGCTAGCCTTCCATGGATGACTGGAACTGCTGTAAATCCACTCTTTCGAGCAGCATATTTAGCCAAGTCTGCCAAGCAAAATGTCACATTGTTGGTTCCTTGGCTTTGTAGATCAGACCAAGAACTAGTTTATCCAAACAGCTTGACATTCAACTCCCCAGAAGAGCAGGAGCTATATATGCGTAACTGGCTTGAGGAAAGGGTTGGTTTCAAGGCCGATTTTAATATTTCTTTTTACCCTGGAAAGGTAGGTCTCTGATAATTTTGTATCAGCTTGTATATTTTATGCATGTGTATGTAAGGTGGCAATGTCTGACACATTTAATTTCCTTTATTTAGTTCTCAAAAGCTAGACGAAGTATAATACCAGCTGGGGATACTACGCAGTTTATTTCTTCAAAGGAAGCTGATATTGCTATTTTGGAAGAACCAGAACATCTCAATTGGTACCACCATGGTAAACGGTGGACAGATAAATTTAACCATGTTGTGGGCATAGTTCACACCAATTACTTGGAGTATATCAAACGGGAAAAGAATGGGGCTCTCCAAGCTTTTCTTGTAAAACATATAAACAATTGGGTAACACGAGCATACTGCCACAAGGTAGCTGTGATTTTTTTGATCTttgagaattattttgcaatgtAACTGTCAGGTTGTTTGGTGAATTTATTGGTCATGAAGCATATGCTTGAATTCAAGCTAAAGTCTTTCAACAGTTAGAATATGTTCGTAAATGTTACTTTGATTGTTTTGTCAGGTACTTCGACTTTCTGCTGCTACACAGGATTTACCCAAGTCTGTAATTTGCAATGTACATGGTGTAAACCCAAAGTTTTTGAGAATTGGAgaaaaagtagctgaagagaGGGAGCGTGGGCAGCAAGCCTTTTCAAAAGGAGCATATTTCTTGGGCAAGATGGTTTGGGCGAAAGGTTACAAGGAGTTGATAGATTTGTTAGCAAAGTACAAAAATGATCTTGATGGGTTCAAACTGGATGTTTTTGGTAACGGAGAGGACGCTTACGAAGTTAAGAGTATGGCTCAAAGGCTAAACCTTAATGTCAGTTTCATGAAAGGAAGAGATCATGCAGATGATTCTCTCCATGGGTAAGAATCCTATTTGTTTTTAGGATCTTTAAGCACTTTCTGAATATTGATCCACAAAGTTTCTTGGCACTGTGAAACCCTTTGCTAATGGTTTGTCCTCTGTGGCATCCCTAGTGGCGTAGGTTTTCCCGTATAGAATTCAAGCATTGCTTATGTCACTTTTTATGCCAAACAAAATTCCATTGGACTTTCTTTGCTTTCTGTCTAACAATCAGTATGCTGTCTCTTGCAGTTACAAGGTCTTCATAAATCCCAGCATTAGTGATGTTCTCTGCACGGCAACAGCTGAGGCCCTTGCAATGGGCAAATTTGTTATTTGTGCTGACCATCCATCAAATGAATTCTTCAGTGCATTCCCCAACTGTTTAACTTATAAGACACCTGAAGATTTTGTTGCTAAAGTGAAAGAAGCTATGGCCAATGAGCCTCAGCCTCTGACTCCTGAACAGATGTATAGGCTTTCATGGGAGGCAGCTACTCAGAGATTTATGGAATACTCTGACCTCGACAAGGTTTTGACAAGTAATGCACATTCAGGAAGAATTGATGGGAAGGCTCTCAAAAAGTCGATTTCATTGCCCAATTTGATGGATATGGTTGATGGAGGGTTAGCTTTTGGCCACTACTGTCTTACTGGCAATGAGTTCCTTAGATTGTGCAGTGGAGCGATACCTGGGACGCGAGACTATGACAAGGAGCATTGTAGGGATCTTCATCTGTTACCCCCACAGGTGGAGAACCCCATATATGGATGGTAAATAACAACTAACCTGTATATGATTATTTGCACAATGTATGGTAAACGGAGGAGTTGTGGAAAAATTTTGCATCTTACTTATTGCATAGATCCAGGTAgtcatttttccccttttcagtGTGCGCGTGACCTGTAGTGTCTTAGTAACAGTTTATGATGTACGAGATGAGAATTGAGGCATGTACAGTTGCaaacttgtaaaaaaaaaaaaaggaaaagagagtaaCAAATGGTTATTCTTTTCGATACAATCTGAATTCCCTGGTGGCAGAAATATTAGGTGAATTGGTGAACCGCCTTGAACTGAGGTCTGCTTTAGAGCAACAGATAACAAATTCCTTTCgtgtttttttttggtgttctTTTTGGTCATCAGAAGATTTTCGAGTTCAAATTTTCTTCGTCTTTGTTCGTTAGCTAGCATTTTATGTGAAAGTCTTGCTTCCGCTGATTTTCCCATTGCCCCGTCCCTAGACGGATCTACGGCTTTCTCATGTTTTTACGATGGTGATATTATATAGGACCGGTACGACATAACTGCTTTTAGGAGGATCTTCTTTTTGATGCATGCATGTTTCATCACGAACAGTCTAGTTCCTGAACCTCGTACATCCTAATGCCCTATGATACAGCAGTGTGGGAACTTGGAGAGTGACGCTGACTAACAAAATGCGGacatgatgtatatatatatatatatcttatgCATGTTCTTTCGTGTCTGATTCTTTACTATATTGGAGCCCCTTGTCCACTTCATGTGCATGCATGCCGTATAGTTTGAGGACAGATAAATATTGATGAATGTCGGTGGCAGTGCGAGCGGGGGAGAGGTACTTTCCAGTTATGAATATTGAATGGAAAAATAACAGGATGACCGGCGCATGATTGCTAGTACTTGGATTCTGCATGCATCGAGAAGCTCCTTTTCCATGGAATCGTGCGGGAAAGTGGTGGTCTTGAATCTCTTAGTCAATGCGCACCTGCCATGTGTCCGTCCATGCAGGAGTACGGAACCTTAAAACCATTCATTCAAAAAGCATTTTTCTCGTATTGTTTCCAAGTTTTCCTTcacaaaaaaaaggggggaaaaaaggaaaaaaaaattggtggcCGGGATCTGATTTGATGTGGGTTGCCTCCAACTTCAAGCATGCTATCAGGGGAATAGCAAGTGAAGCATGGGGGTTGGCACTCATCAGCATTTCCCTAAGAGCAATCCTTCAAGATGAGTCATTGGATGCACGCAACAACCCATCCCTGGCCGCTTTTTTAACGAAAATATCATCATGACCATGGGAACTTTCTTTTGGTGCAATTGGTTACCTAATTGATTGCAAGTAAGGGAGCAACTTGGACCTTAATTAGCTGTATGTTTAGTGATTAAAAACGGATGAGGAAGAGGCATGGCTAGTTATTAGAAACTTTAAAGAGAGAAACAACTATGTTAAAGCCTGAGCACaatcttctttttttaatttttttttggacctTTACACATTGTCCTTTTCCGCTATCAGGATACTAACGACCAGAGCCCTCCTTTGATTTGAGGggacacaaaagaaaagaaaagaaaagcgaaAAGCCCTTAAGCATACGCGTCCAACCCAAGAAAAACACACTGTTTTATCCAGTCCGTCTGTTTGCGGGCTTTGGTCCTAAAGTATAAACACCGCAATTGCTCCTAATGCCATTCCCATACTTCCAATACCGTGGTCCATTTTATCTTTCCATATTCCTCTTGACGTTACATGCAATTCGGCTCCCGTTGGATCGAGGAATTTAATAAAAGATGATCTATGAATCTTTTTAAATAATCTAAACGATTAGAGAGATTTAAAAAGATTTCAAAGCCCGTTGATGATGGATGGATCGATGGGCGCAATTAACACTACTGCTACTAATGCATCAATGGACAGAGTTAAGACAGCTCGTGCAGTATAGATAACATCATGCCCCCGAGAAACAGTGAGAAAGACATCATAGCCCATGAACGGACCACCTCCATCCAACACTTGATGCTCATTTACAAACACCACATGGTCTTAATTAAGCATGGGGCGGTACTAGAAACAAACATGTAGGACACCACACTTTGAGGCCGAAAATGGGAATGCCATCATCGTTAGGAGGACTTAGATGCCCAAAACGATGTTCAAGAGACCGCTTCAGGGTCGGTCCCTGAGCCCTCATTGTTACCAACACTCAAAACCGCTTCATCCATGGGCCACATGCATGCATTCCAGGCAATAGCTCACATTCACCCCTATTGCTCTGGTCAGCTTTAATGATGGAAGGGAAGTCTAAACGTGACTAAATCAACACGTGCAACTATTTCGCATTGCAATAATATGCagtgttgtttttttttttttccggctGGGAGGTATCCGGAATTATCACCTGAGCGGGCCAAACTACTCCTCCTCGCAGGCTGTGAGAGCCCGTCCTAAGGATCACAGTACGGTAACTTCTGGATGTCGAACCTGAAACCTGCTCCTAAATGTGACTACGAAACCGTCTGAGCAGCCTGAGGGGACATGTAGTGTTGTTCACTagggacctttttttttttttttattattattgttgcaTTACGTTACATGAAATGAACTCAAAAGTGAAATATGCCACCTCTtcccaagatttttttttttcctttttttggggTGCTAGAAAAGGTGAGAGATTTGATACGTTTAGGATCTGCAAATGTCCTTACTTTCTCGAGCACGAAGCCTCCAAATTCCAAGCATCCATtcagggaaaaagaaaagccacGTACCCACGAATTTGTtgatgataaatatatattagtTTTTTAAGTAGCACGATCCACCAAAAAAGAGAAAGCCAGCCAATATAAAAATAGGACGATCGAGTAGTTTTACACTGCGACTCTGAGCCGAATCCAAACGCACGATTACAGAGCCTCCAATTCTGGATTAAGCGGCAGTCTTGTTTGATCATATGAGTTAAGATTCCACTGCAGAATCAGGGTTCATTTCATAGTGATGCATACTGTGGGGAGCAACTTCACctcataaaataataaaaaaaaaaaaaatggtcacCATTATTGTCTGAAAATCTAGGGTTAGTGCTTCCGCTCTTTTTATTGGATAATAATTTCTCTTGGAAACTTTCATGATCTTTGGATAACACCTTTAAAGTCACGATCCATTGCTTTTAGGAATAGAAAGATAGTGCAACGCTTAATAAATGCCAAATTGCCAAACCATCATCCCCTTTTCATCTTCTCTCTTTAAAATCATTATACATGATTGCCTCTAGTCTCAAAagtataattaaataaaaagaCCCCCCCTCCTTGAGGGGAGAAAAATCCACAGATATGCCAAGTAGCAGCATTGACGGAAACTACATACTTATAAAGTATTTCTCTTTTCTAACATTTTGGGATGGCTTGTGATTGACGGgtgttttatttaattatgtGAGCTTCTTTGTCTCTAAATTGTGGAAATTTCGTTTAGAGCAATCAATGGGCACAAAACCTGGGTGAGAgtgagactttttttttttttttttttcctttctcagaACGCTCATTAATTGATTGAGATTGTAATCGATCCATTGGATAAATAAATATTGGGGGGTCAAGACAAGGAAAGGGTCACGAGCGTCGCCCGCTCGACATAGTACCTTACCTAACTGACCAATTCTTAGAATTCTTTTGGACGTAGAAAGGCCACGTCCCCTCCCCCCCCAAAACAAAACACCCATTTTCAATGACCTTTTGCTTTTGGTTAGCTGCGCAAGCTACTGCAACAGGCAACAGGCAACAGGCAACAGGCAACAGGCAACAgcagtatttatttatttatttatttttaacagCAGCGACGAGAACAAATTTTCCAGTATACTTTCGTTGATTTGGTATGCGTTTGAAGTTACACAGTGCCACGTTGGTGTCCACATTATGAAGCTTCGAAAACATAATTTAATGGCGTAATTAGTATAATAATATTGCAGCAGTTGGGTAGAGTTTTCTTCTCCTCATCAGAATAACTCCTGCAGTTCGGAATTCAATCCAATCAAGATCATTGGCCTCCTTTAATTCCACGAAGGAAGAAACGAAGAgcggaaaaaggaaaaaatgaagaagaaaaatcaaaagcggatataaataaaagttgtgatgatgatgatggtgtATTTGTTCATCATTCATGAGTCATGACCCATGTCATGTCATGtcatgatgatgatgacgacGATGGAGCTTCAACCTCACCACGGATCCCAATCTTCATTCCCGCTTCTGAATTATGTTAGTGTTCCTGAAATATACTCATAAAGCAAAGCATAGCATGTGTTGCATTCGCTGACTGAATGAATCTGTTGTCATTTTCAATTTATGGGTTAGAGTTAAATGGACAAGAAGCTTTTTTTGACTACTAAGTAAAGTGGTATTTTGTAAGGACCGGGGGGCTGCTGTGTCATTGTGGTTGCAGTTACATTAGATAGAGCGATTTTAAGGCGGTCTTCTTGTCATGACAAGAAGCATTGCCGCTGACTGATGAGCAGTCAGTTCtttatatgaatgcaaaaccggCCTCTGACACCTCTGCGCATTTGTGATCCAAAAACCTAGTACCGTATAAATACGCTATATATACGAAGTAGATAGCTAGAACTTGTGGTGAAATTCTTCAATCAATCAATGATTTTTCCCCAAGACCAAGaagtgaaataaataaataaaatataatataatgGACGTACCAACCGCGGGCGTAATTTTGTAGGTGGAGGACTAGCAGTGTAGTAGCAGTACTTCTGGTACTAGTCAATGAGGATAGGCAGGCAGTAGCAGTAGCAAAGTcgcaaaaatcaaagcaatcCCTGCTCCAACGACTTTGCAGCTGGATTACATTAATTGGAGGGACAATGGA
The Coffea arabica cultivar ET-39 chromosome 6c, Coffea Arabica ET-39 HiFi, whole genome shotgun sequence genome window above contains:
- the LOC113693619 gene encoding digalactosyldiacylglycerol synthase 1, chloroplastic isoform X2; its protein translation is MMLNMKASPEARTTSSSSSSPSRSIVTAEKAFSFISKGWSEVRSSAGADLQLIKNRANSFKNRADRELENFLNSASRSPFAVPTITASATTTPAEIDFVKKLRPKLTEIRRAYSSPDFKWSQWSPKPKNRIDLSAIKNAIVSEVEDEEEDEGQRFRRWRTVRFKETAARDEWQFGELWEPIRALKARLREFEHKSSSSSSLPSDIFEGIKNSEFVEKLKSSLRSIGKESNGAKMQEVPPFDVPELLAYLVRQSSPFLDQLGIKRDISDKIVENLCSKRKNQLLLRSLPAGESSIIEADNVTDELDIRIASVLQSTGHCYEGGFWSDSTKQEFADGKRHVAIVTTASLPWMTGTAVNPLFRAAYLAKSAKQNVTLLVPWLCRSDQELVYPNSLTFNSPEEQELYMRNWLEERVGFKADFNISFYPGKFSKARRSIIPAGDTTQFISSKEADIAILEEPEHLNWYHHGKRWTDKFNHVVGIVHTNYLEYIKREKNGALQAFLVKHINNWVTRAYCHKVLRLSAATQDLPKSVICNVHGVNPKFLRIGEKVAEERERGQQAFSKGAYFLGKMVWAKGYKELIDLLAKYKNDLDGFKLDVFGNGEDAYEVKSMAQRLNLNVSFMKGRDHADDSLHGYKVFINPSISDVLCTATAEALAMGKFVICADHPSNEFFSAFPNCLTYKTPEDFVAKVKEAMANEPQPLTPEQMYRLSWEAATQRFMEYSDLDKVLTSNAHSGRIDGKALKKSISLPNLMDMVDGGLAFGHYCLTGNEFLRLCSGAIPGTRDYDKEHCRDLHLLPPQVENPIYGW
- the LOC113693619 gene encoding digalactosyldiacylglycerol synthase 1, chloroplastic isoform X1 is translated as MMLNMKASPEARTTSSSSSSPSRSIVTAEKAFSFISKGWSEVRSSAGADLQLIKNRANSFKNRADRELENFLNSASRSPFAVPTITASATTTPAEIDFVKKLRPKLTEIRRAYSSPDFKWSQWSPKPKNRIDLSAIKNAIVSEVEDEEEDEGQRFRRWRTVRFKETAARDEWQFGELWEPIRALKARLREFEHKSSSSSSLPSDIFEGIKNSEFVEKLKSSLRSIGKESNGAKVGFPFMQEVPPFDVPELLAYLVRQSSPFLDQLGIKRDISDKIVENLCSKRKNQLLLRSLPAGESSIIEADNVTDELDIRIASVLQSTGHCYEGGFWSDSTKQEFADGKRHVAIVTTASLPWMTGTAVNPLFRAAYLAKSAKQNVTLLVPWLCRSDQELVYPNSLTFNSPEEQELYMRNWLEERVGFKADFNISFYPGKFSKARRSIIPAGDTTQFISSKEADIAILEEPEHLNWYHHGKRWTDKFNHVVGIVHTNYLEYIKREKNGALQAFLVKHINNWVTRAYCHKVLRLSAATQDLPKSVICNVHGVNPKFLRIGEKVAEERERGQQAFSKGAYFLGKMVWAKGYKELIDLLAKYKNDLDGFKLDVFGNGEDAYEVKSMAQRLNLNVSFMKGRDHADDSLHGYKVFINPSISDVLCTATAEALAMGKFVICADHPSNEFFSAFPNCLTYKTPEDFVAKVKEAMANEPQPLTPEQMYRLSWEAATQRFMEYSDLDKVLTSNAHSGRIDGKALKKSISLPNLMDMVDGGLAFGHYCLTGNEFLRLCSGAIPGTRDYDKEHCRDLHLLPPQVENPIYGW